In Micromonospora sp. NBC_01813, the following are encoded in one genomic region:
- a CDS encoding endo-1,4-beta-xylanase: protein MTQQSASRPRRRGPRAALATIAVVALAAGTAMLYATSASAQSATLGAAAAQSGRYFGAAIAANKLGDSTYVNILNREFNSVTAENEMKINATEPQQNRFDFSSGDRIVNHGISRGMAVRGHTLAWHSQQPAWMEQMEGTALRNAMLNHVTQVATYYRGKIHSWDVVNEAFDDGNAGARRNSNLQRTGNDWIEAAFRAARAADPGAKLCYNDYNIDNWSWAKTQAAYNLVRDFKQRGVPIDCIGLQSHFNAQSPYPSNYRTTLSSFAALGVDVQITELDIEGSGTAQANSYRGVVNDCLAVARCTGITVWGIRDSDSWRSYGTPLLFDNNGNKKPAYDATLAALNSGTPVPTTAPPTTVPPTTAPPTTAPPTTAPPPTTPPPGGSCSATVSLNQWQGGFVATVRVTAGSSTNSWAVTMTIPSGAAVTNTWNAQASGSTGSVRFANVSYNGRIAAGQSTEFGFQGTGSGSGMTPSCSSS from the coding sequence ATGACCCAGCAATCCGCCAGTAGACCGAGGAGAAGAGGCCCACGGGCCGCGTTGGCCACGATCGCGGTCGTCGCTCTCGCGGCCGGCACCGCCATGCTGTACGCGACCTCCGCCAGCGCTCAATCCGCCACCCTCGGGGCGGCCGCGGCCCAGTCCGGTCGGTACTTCGGCGCCGCGATCGCGGCGAACAAGCTCGGTGACTCGACGTACGTGAACATCCTGAACCGGGAGTTCAACAGCGTCACCGCCGAGAACGAGATGAAGATCAACGCCACCGAGCCGCAGCAGAACCGGTTCGACTTCAGCAGTGGCGACCGGATCGTCAACCACGGCATCTCCCGTGGCATGGCGGTCCGCGGCCACACCCTGGCCTGGCACTCGCAGCAGCCGGCCTGGATGGAGCAGATGGAGGGCACCGCGCTGCGCAACGCGATGCTCAACCACGTCACCCAGGTCGCCACGTACTACCGGGGGAAGATCCACTCGTGGGACGTGGTGAACGAGGCGTTCGACGACGGCAACGCCGGCGCCCGGCGTAACTCGAACCTGCAGCGCACCGGCAACGACTGGATCGAGGCGGCGTTCCGGGCCGCGAGGGCGGCCGACCCCGGCGCGAAGCTCTGCTACAACGACTACAACATCGACAACTGGTCGTGGGCCAAGACACAGGCCGCGTACAACCTGGTGCGGGACTTCAAGCAGCGGGGCGTGCCGATCGACTGCATCGGCCTGCAGTCGCACTTCAACGCCCAGTCGCCGTACCCGTCGAACTACCGCACCACGCTGTCGAGCTTCGCCGCGCTCGGCGTCGACGTGCAGATCACCGAGCTGGACATCGAGGGCTCCGGCACCGCGCAGGCCAACAGCTACCGTGGCGTGGTCAACGACTGCCTGGCGGTCGCCCGCTGCACCGGCATCACGGTGTGGGGCATCCGGGACAGCGACTCCTGGCGCTCCTACGGCACACCACTGCTGTTCGACAACAACGGCAACAAGAAGCCGGCGTACGACGCCACCCTCGCCGCGCTCAACAGCGGCACGCCGGTCCCCACCACGGCCCCGCCGACGACGGTACCGCCCACCACGGCACCGCCGACGACTGCCCCGCCGACCACCGCGCCGCCACCGACGACTCCGCCGCCGGGCGGTAGCTGCTCCGCGACGGTGTCGCTCAATCAGTGGCAGGGTGGGTTCGTGGCGACAGTGCGGGTCACCGCCGGATCCAGCACCAACAGTTGGGCGGTGACGATGACGATTCCGTCCGGAGCGGCGGTCACCAACACCTGGAACGCCCAGGCCAGTGGTAGTACCGGCTCGGTGCGCTTCGCCAACGTC